The Meriones unguiculatus strain TT.TT164.6M chromosome 9, Bangor_MerUng_6.1, whole genome shotgun sequence genome window below encodes:
- the Ephx2 gene encoding bifunctional epoxide hydrolase 2, whose product MALRVAAFDLDGVLALPSIAGALRRTEEALALPRNFLTDAFQKECPEGPSEQLMRGKITFSQWAPIVDESYRKRSEACGASLPENFSISQIFSQAMAKRSINRPMLQAALALKKKGFTTCIVTNNWLDDSDERGSLAQMMCELSQHFDFLIESCQVGMIKPERQMYKFVLDTLKAEPNEVVFLDDFGSNLKPARDMGMVTILVRNTDSALRELEKVTGTQFPEAPLPIPCNPNDVSHGYVTVKPGIRLHFVEMGSGPAICLCHGFPESWFSWRYQIPALAQAGFRVIALDMKGYGESSSPPEIEEYAMEVLCKEMVTFLDKLGIPQAVFIGHDWAGVLVWSMAFFHPERVRAVASLNTPFSPPNPEVSPMKAIKSLSILNYQLYFQEPGVAEAELEKDLSRTFKSFFRAHDERGFLALHKATELGVLADTPENISPSRIITEEEIEFYAQQFKKTGFRGPLNWYRNVERNWKWNCTGLGRKILVPALMVTAEKDVVLRPQLTKNMEKWIPYLKRGHIKDCAHWTQIEKPAEVNQILIKWLETEVKNPSLTSKI is encoded by the exons AAACTTTCTGACTGATGCTTTCCAGAAGGAATGCCCAGAGGGACCCAGTGAGCAACTCATGAGAGGGAAGATCAcattttcccag TGGGCACCGATCGTGGATGAAAGCTACAGGAAGCGCTCCGAAGCCTGTGGAGCCAGTCTCCCTGAGAATTTCTCCATAAGTCAGATATTCAGCCAAGCCATGGCGAAAAGGAGCATCAACCGGCCCATGCTCCAGGCAGCTCTTGCTCTCAAAAAGAAAG GATTCACGACGTGCATCGTCACCAACAACTGGCTGGATGACAGTGACGAGAGGGGCagcctggcccagatgatgtgtGAGCTGAGCCAACACTTTGACTTCCTGATAGAGTCCTGTCAGGTCGGCATGATCAAGCCTGAGCGACAGATGTACAAGTTTGTACTGGACACCCTGAAGGCAGAACCCAATGAG GTGGTTTTCCTGGATGACTTTGGGAGTAATCTGAAGCCAGCCCGTGACATGGGGATGGTCACCATTCTGGTCCGCAACACAGACTCGGCTCTGAGAGAACTGGAGAAGGTCACAGGAACACAG TTCCCTGAGGCCCCTCTGCCAATCCCCTGCAATCCAAATGACGTCAGCCATGGCTATGTGACAGTGAAG CCGGGGATCCGCCTGCATTTTGTGGAGATGGGCTCTGGCCCTGCCATATGCCTCTGCCATGGGTTTCCTGAGAGCTGGTTTTCTTGGAGGTACCAG atccCTGCTCTGGCCCAGGCGGGCTTTCGGGTTATAGCTTTAGACATGAAAGGCTATGGAGAGTCGTCTTCTCCTCCCG AAATAGAAGAATATGCCATGGAAGTGTTGTGCAAG GAGATGGTGACATTCCTGGATAAGCTG GGAATCCCTCAAGCAGTGTTCATTGGCCATGACTGGGCTGGTGTGCTGGTGTGGAGCATGGCTTTCTTCCACCCCGAGCGAGTGAG GGCCGTGGCCAGTCTGAACACTCCATTCTCGCCACCAAATCCTGAGGTTTCCCCTATGAAAGCGATCAAGTCTCTCTCAATTTTAAATTATCAGCTGTACTTTCAAGAACCG GGAGTGGCCGAGGCTGAACTGGAAAAGGACTTGAGTCGGACTTTCAAAAGCTTCTTCCGAGCACATGATGAGCGG GGTTTCCTCGCTTTGCATAAAGCCACTGAATTGG GAGTCCTTGCTGACACTCCAGAAAATATCAGCCCTAGCAGGATTATTACTGAGGAGGAAATCGAGTTTTATGCACAGCAGTTCAAGAAGACTGGCTTCAG AGGTCCCCTGAACTGGTATCGGAACGTAGAAAGAAACTGGAAGTGGAACTGTACCGGGTTGGGACGGAAG ATCCTGGTCCCAGCTCTGATGGTCACAGCTGAGAAGGACGTCGTACTCCGTCCTCAACTGACCAAGAACATGGAAAAGTGG ATCCCTTACCTGAAAAGGGGACACATCAAGGACTGTGCTCACTGGACACAGATAGAGAA ACCTGCTGAGGTGAACCAGATTCTCATCAAGTGGCTGGAGACAGAAGTCAAGAACCCATCATTGACCTCTAAGATTTAG